The Carassius auratus strain Wakin unplaced genomic scaffold, ASM336829v1 scaf_tig00030113, whole genome shotgun sequence DNA window TGAGTAAGATCGGTGGCCTCGGCAAATGGCTGTAGCACATCACAAAGCTCCTTCATCAGATTCCACTCCCTAATTGAGAAGACCAGCTCACTGTGGCCTGTGTCCTGAGCAACACTGCACAGTTCCTGATGACTGAATGAGAGCACTGCCTTGACTTGGCGGAGAGTTGAATTCCACCGTGTATTCACAGCAGCAGGTATCCCTCGCTGCCCAAACTTATCTTCAAAAGCATCTTTAAAGGTGCTGGATGTATGCAGGAGTGAGCTCAGTTTGGAGCATTTTGCAAAGGTACTGTTCATGATCCGTGCATCTTTGAGACCATCACCAACAGTTAACTGCAGCGTATGGGCAAAGCATTGCTGACGTTTAGGACTTCCTCTGTTGATCATGCGGTCCACAGTCTCCCATTCACCTCTGGAGAGGTCTTCCCACAACTCTGCATCATCCAGATTGTCGTCATCAGTTACTTCACCATCTTGCTCTTTTGGAAAACACACTGTAAATGCTCGCTTCATATTAGCAGCATTGTCACAAATAACAAAGTCAAGTTTTTGTCTGATGTCATATTCATCACATATGGAATCAAAGGCTTCTGATATCCGTTCTCCTGTGTGAGTTCCTTTGAATCTGTTGCAGGCAAGCAAGTATGATTTCAGCTGAACTCCCTCAGATGTTGCCAAAACATGGCCAGTGACTCCCAAAAAGCCACGCATTCTCCTGTCTGACCAAATATCCACTGTAACTGATACATGGTCTGCACTAGCAAGAAGcacttttattttctctttagtCTCTGCAACAAGAGATTCTATCTTTGAAGTTATTGTCCTACGACAGGCAGGCTGGTACTTGGAGTCAACCACAGACATGAAGTGTCTGAAATGTCCATTCTCAGTGATTGAAAGAGGCATGCTACATCCTATCACCAGGTCTCTTAGAATGGCATTTGTTATGGCCTTCTGTCTTGGATGATTAGTTGAATAGGCTTCCTGAGGACGAGACTGGAGGAACTGGGAAATCGCAGGCTGTGTAGCATCAGTGCAGGCGTTTCTTGCCCTTTCATACTCTGCATATCTGTGAAACAGATGCAAAAACAAGAATGGGATGTACTGTATGATCGGGCAGACATGAAAACATGATATAcggttaaaaaaaatagttgtttgaggctttttgtagttttta harbors:
- the LOC113080028 gene encoding zinc finger BED domain-containing protein 4-like, whose product is MLSIIVNKNYKKPQTTIFFNRISCFHVCPIIQYIPFLFLHLFHRYAEYERARNACTDATQPAISQFLQSRPQEAYSTNHPRQKAITNAILRDLVIGCSMPLSITENGHFRHFMSVVDSKYQPACRRTITSKIESLVAETKEKIKVLLASADHVSVTVDIWSDRRMRGFLGVTGHVLATSEGVQLKSYLLACNRFKGTHTGERISEAFDSICDEYDIRQKLDFVICDNAANMKRAFTVCFPKEQDGEVTDDDNLDDAELWEDLSRGEWETVDRMINRGSPKRQQCFAHTLQLTVGDGLKDARIMNSTFAKCSKLSSLLHTSSTFKDAFEDKFGQRGIPAAVNTRWNSTLRQVKAVLSFSHQELCSVAQDTGHSELVFSIREWNLMKELCDVLQPFAEATDLTQGEKIVTVSSVLPCVLSLNHHLEKLKQQVRFLRSMIHNLQCSLKKRFRGIFVNLKMLSAASGEELPFADPLYIRSAVLDPAFSMMWLQHDVLVTDDIKNDIVDMVKDLILREVRPDTTSQSPGFQEAENENQEEESTGLFSEYRKRRKQDTATNPETQLNNYFGLCCGQACLSFWDANRGILPALFPVAMRAFSVPASSAPVERVFSHGGIIMRPHRARLADKTLSNLIFCKCNTL